From Neosynechococcus sphagnicola sy1, one genomic window encodes:
- a CDS encoding UPF0182 family protein, with amino-acid sequence MSLKSSRWVRLAIALPLVLLAGDLLLDWAVLLWIDSTWFTELGYFQAWRIGWLAPWIVWLVVWVLLLPVIGIPIHLAWVGEKQGWRRGIVLLFSAGMAGLAATQWFTILTWLNQVPVGTTEPVFGHDIGFYLFSLPMWQFLQGWSLGLGVLIFGLVGVIYYRRSTLLAMLPAIPVLMAAQRHLLFLGGGLFLLLAWGHWLSRYSLLYSTRGSFAGANYTDIQFQLPANTFLVGVCIVSAIACGWLSMRKPNLVVVKTATGDSLQWDWRRLSPLLVLLAGYGLSSFLVGGVLPAAVQKLIVLPNELERDRPYIEKNY; translated from the coding sequence ATGTCTTTAAAGTCCTCTCGATGGGTTCGGCTGGCGATCGCACTGCCCCTAGTCTTGTTGGCAGGAGATTTACTCCTAGATTGGGCGGTTTTGTTATGGATTGATAGCACCTGGTTTACTGAACTCGGATATTTCCAAGCTTGGCGGATTGGGTGGTTAGCACCCTGGATCGTTTGGCTGGTAGTTTGGGTGCTGCTGCTGCCGGTGATCGGTATTCCTATTCACCTGGCCTGGGTCGGAGAAAAGCAGGGTTGGCGACGGGGAATCGTCCTCCTCTTCAGTGCCGGCATGGCAGGGTTGGCTGCAACTCAATGGTTTACGATCCTGACCTGGCTGAACCAGGTACCCGTGGGTACCACTGAGCCGGTTTTTGGCCATGACATTGGCTTCTACCTCTTTAGCTTGCCGATGTGGCAGTTCCTCCAGGGGTGGTCTCTGGGTCTTGGGGTGCTGATTTTTGGGTTGGTGGGAGTGATTTACTATCGCCGATCTACCTTGTTAGCAATGCTGCCTGCCATTCCTGTCCTCATGGCGGCTCAACGCCACCTGTTATTCTTGGGGGGCGGTTTGTTTCTGCTCTTGGCATGGGGGCATTGGTTGAGCCGTTACAGTTTGCTTTACTCAACCCGTGGCTCTTTTGCCGGTGCCAACTATACCGATATTCAGTTTCAACTTCCCGCCAATACCTTTCTGGTCGGGGTCTGTATCGTCAGTGCGATCGCCTGCGGTTGGCTATCGATGCGCAAACCTAACTTAGTGGTGGTCAAAACTGCCACTGGCGACTCCTTACAGTGGGATTGGCGTCGTCTCTCTCCCCTCTTGGTGCTGTTAGCAGGGTATGGATTGAGTTCCTTTCTAGTGGGTGGGGTACTGCCGGCAGCCGTCCAGAAGCTCATTGTTTTACCAAATGAGTTAGAACGCGACCGTCCTTACATCGAAAAAAACTATTGA
- a CDS encoding ATP synthase subunit C: MDRILIGLAYLGLFSTVSLSAIGSIIGCAKSGVAAIGAMQETEAGHGKFLGVAALPSTHAILGIVLMFILQQKTSAETGAGVFAIGLFAGVALLMCGSYQGNCCAMAINASKSKPEIFGKSLAPAGIVEGFAVFVFVMALVLSQSLIMGSK, from the coding sequence ATGGATCGAATTTTAATTGGCTTGGCTTACTTGGGATTATTTTCCACCGTTTCTTTAAGTGCGATCGGTAGCATTATTGGCTGCGCTAAAAGTGGCGTTGCTGCCATCGGAGCGATGCAGGAAACAGAAGCAGGGCACGGCAAATTTTTAGGGGTCGCAGCCCTGCCTTCGACCCACGCGATTCTCGGCATTGTTTTAATGTTTATTTTGCAGCAAAAAACGTCAGCTGAAACTGGAGCCGGGGTTTTTGCCATCGGTTTGTTTGCAGGGGTGGCGTTGCTGATGTGTGGTTCCTACCAGGGCAATTGCTGTGCCATGGCAATCAACGCCTCCAAGAGCAAGCCAGAAATTTTTGGTAAGTCTCTGGCACCTGCTGGCATTGTGGAAGGGTTTGCCGTATTTGTTTTCGTTATGGCGTTAGTTTTGAGTCAAAGTTTGATCATGGGATCAAAGTAG
- a CDS encoding DUF2764 family protein codes for MSFHYYGLISSLPFLSNDFNLNRLPISGSVLRSRLRGLSLEDQEQLGAMINFHEQLYSITSYSDSQVVQLIEEVRRQLIHPQLQNLLESDVNILVVVSALRQRLANKEPILPSGEVAAHIRRNWQHPDFSLAGRFQWLPEVREHLEQGQVLELERRVDQVRWQCFVDLVQMEPFTFEAVAAYLGKWDILRRWSQVDAVAGQERFDQLVNEVLQVT; via the coding sequence ATGAGCTTCCACTACTACGGCTTGATCTCCAGCCTCCCGTTTCTGAGCAACGATTTTAATTTAAATCGGCTACCCATTAGTGGCAGTGTGTTGAGGTCTCGGCTCCGGGGATTGTCCCTCGAAGACCAAGAACAGCTAGGGGCAATGATTAACTTTCACGAGCAACTTTACTCGATCACGAGTTATAGCGATTCCCAAGTTGTGCAGCTGATTGAGGAAGTCAGACGCCAGCTGATCCATCCTCAACTCCAGAACCTACTGGAAAGCGATGTCAATATCCTGGTCGTGGTCTCGGCACTTCGGCAACGGCTGGCAAACAAAGAGCCGATTTTGCCATCGGGTGAAGTTGCGGCCCACATCCGGCGGAACTGGCAACACCCCGATTTTAGTTTGGCGGGACGATTTCAGTGGCTGCCAGAGGTGCGAGAACACCTGGAACAGGGACAGGTGCTAGAGCTAGAACGCCGCGTTGATCAGGTACGGTGGCAGTGTTTTGTGGATCTGGTGCAAATGGAACCCTTTACCTTTGAGGCGGTAGCTGCTTACCTAGGCAAGTGGGATATTCTCCGTCGTTGGAGCCAAGTGGATGCAGTTGCAGGGCAAGAACGCTTTGATCAGCTAGTCAACGAAGTGCTGCAGGTAACTTAG
- a CDS encoding V-type ATP synthase subunit A gives MVSEVSPVKTAGSSEAHSRVVGVNANVVTLELEQGYLIKNEVAYLQVGDQQLKAEVIRIQGNRADMQVFEDVKGVRVGDRIRCTGSLLSVELGPGLLGRVFDGLQNPLADLAQTHGFFLPRGVYLDPLDRHRRWTFNPSVKVGDRVQAGDVLGVVMEGPIPHKIMVPFEQSVPLTVTFTQAGSFRIEEPVVHLHDDQGHSIHLSMMQQWAVKRPLTKWMQDQRLVERLYPSEPLVTTIRIIDTFFPLAKGGTACVPGPFGAGKTVLQQLIAKHSEVDVVIIVACGERAGEVVETLTEFPTLLDPQTGRPLMERTVIICNTSSMPVAAREASIYTGITLGEYYRQMGLQVLLLADSTSRWAQALREISGRLEEIPGEEAFPAYLDSRIKGMYERAGVLRTRDNSVGSLSIIGNVSPAGGNFEEPVTQSTISTVKVFLGLTYNRAYRRAYPAIEPLISWSRYLDQLADYFQAHLSPNWVSQVKQCLALLRTGDSINQMMQVTGEEGIPLTDYILYQKALFLDTVYLQQDAFDETDASTPQARQVRSFALVFKVIESELKLDSKPEVYNFFVKLTSLFKNLNYSVLDSVDYQRYHQDIERLLSQAISGSAYLNLQAVK, from the coding sequence ATGGTTAGTGAAGTCAGTCCCGTTAAAACTGCTGGCAGTAGTGAAGCTCACTCGCGGGTGGTTGGTGTGAATGCCAACGTCGTCACGCTAGAGCTAGAGCAGGGTTATCTGATCAAAAACGAAGTCGCATACTTACAGGTCGGTGACCAGCAACTCAAAGCAGAAGTGATCCGCATTCAGGGCAACCGGGCAGATATGCAGGTCTTTGAGGATGTCAAGGGTGTGCGCGTCGGCGATCGCATCCGCTGCACCGGCAGTTTGCTCTCAGTGGAATTGGGACCTGGCTTGTTAGGTCGTGTGTTTGATGGGTTACAAAACCCCTTGGCTGATCTGGCCCAGACCCACGGATTCTTTCTGCCTCGAGGGGTCTACTTAGATCCGCTAGACCGCCATCGCCGCTGGACCTTTAATCCCTCCGTTAAGGTGGGAGATCGGGTGCAAGCGGGGGATGTATTGGGCGTTGTCATGGAGGGACCGATACCTCACAAGATCATGGTGCCGTTTGAACAGTCCGTGCCATTAACGGTGACCTTTACCCAAGCTGGCAGCTTTCGCATCGAAGAACCCGTCGTCCATTTGCACGATGACCAGGGACATTCGATCCACCTATCGATGATGCAGCAGTGGGCCGTTAAACGCCCCCTTACCAAGTGGATGCAAGATCAACGGCTAGTCGAACGCCTCTATCCCAGTGAACCACTGGTGACTACAATTCGGATTATTGACACCTTCTTTCCCCTCGCCAAAGGTGGAACCGCCTGTGTCCCTGGGCCTTTTGGGGCAGGCAAAACGGTGTTGCAACAGCTGATTGCCAAGCATTCGGAGGTGGATGTCGTCATTATTGTGGCCTGTGGAGAGCGCGCGGGGGAAGTGGTTGAAACCTTGACAGAGTTTCCCACCTTGCTCGATCCCCAAACCGGACGGCCCCTGATGGAGCGAACCGTGATTATTTGCAACACCTCCAGTATGCCCGTAGCCGCCAGAGAAGCCTCCATTTATACCGGCATCACCCTGGGGGAATACTATCGCCAAATGGGGTTACAGGTATTACTGTTGGCTGATTCCACCAGTCGATGGGCTCAGGCGTTACGGGAAATTTCGGGGCGGTTAGAAGAAATACCAGGGGAAGAAGCCTTTCCGGCCTACCTGGATTCCCGCATTAAGGGGATGTATGAACGGGCTGGTGTGCTGCGAACCCGAGACAATTCCGTCGGGAGTTTGAGCATTATTGGTAATGTCTCTCCCGCAGGGGGCAACTTTGAGGAACCCGTCACCCAATCGACGATCTCCACCGTCAAGGTATTTTTGGGACTGACCTATAACCGTGCCTATCGGCGTGCCTATCCGGCGATCGAGCCACTGATCTCCTGGTCTCGCTATTTAGATCAACTGGCAGACTACTTCCAGGCCCATTTGTCTCCTAACTGGGTCAGTCAAGTCAAGCAGTGTCTCGCCTTGCTGCGAACTGGAGATAGCATCAATCAAATGATGCAAGTCACAGGGGAAGAAGGCATCCCGCTTACAGACTACATTCTCTACCAGAAAGCCCTGTTTCTCGATACGGTTTACCTACAACAAGATGCCTTTGACGAGACTGACGCTTCTACGCCGCAAGCTCGTCAGGTACGCAGCTTTGCCTTAGTCTTTAAAGTCATTGAGTCAGAGCTGAAGCTGGACAGCAAACCCGAGGTTTATAACTTCTTCGTCAAGCTGACCAGCTTGTTCAAAAACCTCAATTATTCTGTCTTAGACTCTGTGGACTATCAACGATATCACCAGGATATTGAACGGCTCCTGAGCCAAGCGATCTCCGGGTCGGCTTACTTAAATCTTCAGGCTGTCAAGTAA
- a CDS encoding V-type ATP synthase subunit B — protein MIEHKGILEINGDIVKIKAKGIRYGELALLRNPSGTVSSAQVIRLQGDLVSLQVFSGGQGISTGATVRFLGHPMQVIFSDNILGRVFNGAGQPIDGGPDLSMDQQVEIAGPSINPWMRLLASRLIRTNIPMIDVFNCLVESQKIPIFTVAGEPFNELLARIGIQADADIIVFAGMGLTFDDYYYFSNTFQSQGVFSRTVMFVNLAADAVVERILTPDIALAVAERFAVEDSKRVLVLMTDMTAYADGLKEIGIAMDQIPSNRGYMGDLYSTLAFRYERACDFKGAGSVTILTVTTMPGDDVTHPVPDNTGFITEGQFYLHDRIIDPFGSLSRLKQLVIGKKTREDHGAVANTMIRLYAGAKEAQKKQSLAFELSEADQKLLRFGQLFKERFMDFNVNIALEAALELGWKTMAECFEPDELLMKEDLINKYFPHPLPVQEEDVVSQIRDTADPDWVESTPVATVV, from the coding sequence ATGATTGAACATAAGGGCATTCTAGAGATCAACGGAGACATCGTTAAAATCAAAGCCAAGGGCATCCGCTACGGTGAACTTGCCCTCCTCCGCAACCCTAGTGGAACCGTTTCCTCTGCTCAAGTGATTCGATTACAGGGAGATTTGGTTTCCCTCCAAGTTTTTAGTGGCGGTCAGGGAATCTCAACGGGAGCCACCGTCCGCTTTCTGGGACACCCGATGCAGGTGATTTTCAGTGACAACATTTTGGGGCGGGTGTTTAACGGAGCTGGGCAACCGATCGATGGGGGACCTGATTTATCCATGGATCAACAGGTCGAGATTGCCGGTCCCTCGATCAATCCCTGGATGCGGCTCTTGGCTAGTCGGTTGATCCGCACCAACATTCCCATGATTGATGTCTTTAACTGTCTGGTGGAGAGTCAGAAAATTCCCATCTTCACCGTGGCGGGGGAACCCTTTAACGAGCTTCTGGCGAGAATTGGCATTCAAGCCGATGCCGATATCATCGTGTTTGCGGGTATGGGCTTGACCTTTGACGATTACTATTACTTTTCGAACACCTTTCAAAGCCAAGGGGTGTTCTCCCGCACCGTCATGTTTGTCAACTTGGCCGCCGATGCGGTGGTCGAACGGATTCTCACCCCGGATATTGCCTTGGCGGTGGCAGAACGCTTTGCCGTCGAAGATAGCAAGCGGGTGCTGGTGCTGATGACTGATATGACCGCCTACGCAGATGGCCTCAAGGAAATTGGCATCGCCATGGATCAAATCCCCTCTAACCGGGGCTATATGGGGGATCTATACTCGACCTTGGCGTTTCGCTACGAACGCGCCTGTGACTTTAAAGGGGCGGGTTCTGTGACAATTCTGACGGTGACTACCATGCCGGGAGATGATGTCACCCACCCCGTGCCTGACAATACGGGCTTCATCACCGAAGGACAGTTTTATCTCCACGATCGCATCATTGATCCCTTTGGCTCCCTGTCGCGGCTGAAGCAATTGGTGATCGGCAAAAAAACCCGGGAAGATCACGGGGCGGTGGCCAATACGATGATCCGTCTCTATGCGGGGGCCAAGGAAGCCCAGAAGAAGCAATCCCTAGCCTTTGAGTTAAGTGAAGCCGACCAAAAACTGCTGCGCTTTGGGCAGTTGTTTAAAGAGCGGTTCATGGACTTTAACGTCAACATTGCCTTAGAAGCAGCTTTAGAGCTGGGTTGGAAGACGATGGCAGAGTGCTTTGAACCAGATGAATTGCTGATGAAGGAAGATTTGATCAACAAGTATTTTCCCCATCCGTTGCCTGTCCAGGAGGAAGATGTCGTCTCACAGATCAGGGATACCGCTGATCCAGACTGGGTTGAGTCAACCCCGGTGGCCACGGTTGTTTAA